Part of the Bacillus cabrialesii genome is shown below.
TGAGGAGGTCAATAACCGTTTTGAAAGTCTCGGTTTAAAGCAAAATTGGCGGCACCTCGCCCTGCTTGTGCTCCAAATTGACACGCTGAATCATACACCTTATGAGAAAAAAGATATGGATCTGCTTTTGTTTGCCGTCAACAGCCTGATTGAGCGCAATATTCCGTCAGACAAACATCTTGCCCCCGCCGTCGTGGACAAACAGCAGGCCACCATTTTGATCAATCAGAACGGGACAAAGGAAGAATTCACGACTGAGCTGAATGAAACCGCAAGGATGATTCAGGAAAAAGCGGAAGCTGAGCTGCAGCTGTCTGTCAGCATCGGCATCAGCCAGCCGTTTGATGCGCTCGCAAAAGCGAAAACAGCTTATGCGGAAGGATCGGAAGCGTTGAAATACCGGCTCAAAGCTGAAAACAAATCGATTATCTTTTACGAAGATCTTGACCAGAAAAAAACCTTCAAAACCCATTTTCCAAAGCAGCTTCAGCATGAGCTGTTCGATGCCGTAAAAGCCGGTGACAAGGAGAAAGCGGATAAATGCCTGCACGCGATTTTACAAGCCATTTTCACCCAAAACACCAACCCGTATCAATTCCAAATCGCCATCGCCCGCTTTTTGAACCACGTGATTGAGCTGATGCATGTGCTCGGGATCGAATTGTTTGAGCTTGAAGAAAACAAAATGCTGTATGACCAAATTTTTGAGCTGAAAACGTTCGAGGATACCGAAAACTGGCTCAAAAATGAGTTCATTGATCCGATGACAGACAAAGTGAACGCCCGCGCGGATGCCCAGTACAAAAATATTTCCGACAATATCATTCATATCATCCACCATGAGTTTGAATCCGATTTGACACTGGACGAAATCGCCCGCAGGCTGCATTACAATCCAAATTATTTAAGCAGTATTTTCAAAAAAGAAATGGGCATTTCATTCAGCGAATATGTCTCCAGCTACCGCCACCACATGGCGAAAAGCTGGCTTGCCGAAACCGACATGGCTGTAAAAGACATTGCCGAAAAGCTGAAATACAAAAACTCGCAAAACTTTATCAGATCATTTAAAAAGCTGGAGGGAATTACACCGGGAAACTACCGCCAGCAAAAAAGAGGCATGTAAAAAACCCAAAACCGCTCGCGCGTTTTGGGTTTTTCCAATGTTATTTTGTTTGTTTAAACGCTTCTTCATACTCCTGAATAATCTGCTTTCCGCCGCTTGACTCCCATTTTTCCACTTCTTTATCAAACTGGCTTTCTGTGATGTCTCCAATCATATATTTATAGGTCGCGTCATCAATGATTTTCTTCAGTTCATCTCCCCGTTCCGACTCCGCGGCGGAATAAAGGCTTTCAGCAGGGTTTGAGACGATGATCTTTTCATTGTCTTCGGTCAGCTCCTCGTACGCCGTCCGAAGCGGATCCCCCGTGTTTTTTAAGTAGGCTTTATCAATGGCGATTAAAGCGGACAGCGGCTGAATATCAGTCTGCCAGTCTTTCACTTGGCTTTCCTCGCGTGTGAACGTTTTGCCTTCTCCTTTGTTGTAATGAACGCCGTCAATGCCGTAAGTCATCAGGCTATAGACGTCCTCTTCGGCGATCCGGTCAAAAAACGCCAAAATCCGTTTAAGCTCGGCTTCTGTTTTCACACTCGTTTTCGGAAAAGCAAATAAGCCGTTATGCCCTCCTGATGCCCACACACGCTCTTTCCCGTCCGGGCCTTTTATGCGGTTAATGATTTCAAGCTTCATCGATTTATCGGAGGCATGGTCGCGCAGATTGACCGCATCTACCATATTCCCAATATAGATGCCGGCTTTTCCTTGAGAAAACAGCTCCTGCTGCTGGGTTTTGCTTGTGACGGGAAAATCCTTATTCATATAGCCGTTCTCACGCAGTTTTTTCATGTAGTTCATTGTGTCTTTGTATTCTTGCGTCATAAAATCCGGCGTGAATTTGCCGCCTGATTCCTTCCAATCTGTCGGCATGCCTTCATACGAGCCCAGCGTTTTAAACGCGCCGTAAATTAAGTCATTGCGGTCTGTCAGCCCGAATGTATCGTCTTTCCCATCCTTATCCGGGTCGTCCTCCGTAAACGCTTTGGCCACTTCATAAAGCTCATCCAGCGTTTTCGGCGTTTTCAAATTCAAATTGTCCAGCCAGTCCTTCCGAATGACAATCCCTTGTCTGGAAAGGGGACGTTCTCTGTATATCCCGTAGAGCTTGCCATCGATCGTTACGTTTTTATTAATGAGTTTGTTCATGTTGTTTAGGTTCGGATAATCTTTGATATAATCGCCAATCTCCCAGAACATTCCTGATCTGAAGGCATTCATGACTGACGAATTTTTAATATCCTGGATGGTCACGATTTGCGGAAGATTGCCGGCAGCCAACGCCGCATTCAGCCTGTCTTCTTTCACCGCGTCTGGAACCCAGGTGATGTCGAGTTCTGTATTTGTCAGCTTTTCGATTTCTTTAATCGCCCTGTCTTTCGGCGGCTGCTGGTGATACAAAATCGCCATCCAAGACAGCTTTACCTTTGAATCCGGGCCAGCTTTGCCTTCAGCCGAAGACTGGTCAGCTCCTTTACAGCCCGCCAGCACTCCGCCGAGTGCCAGTACAAGCACAATCAAAAGCATCCTCCATTTGTTTCCCATCGTACCCCTCCGTTTCATATTTCTTTTATCCTTTGACAGATCCCAGCAAAGCTCCTTTTGCAAAATGCTTTTGTATAAACGGATAGACAAGCAGAACCGGGATGGTCGCCACCACAATCACGGCCATTTTAATGGTTTGCTCAGGCGGCGGGCTGCCCGACCCCATTTCAGACATATCCCCCTGCATCCCGCTTGATACAATCACGATTTGGCGCAGAAGCACCTGAATCGGCCATTTCGCTGAATCATTTAAGTACAAGATCGCTGTCATATACGTGTTCCAATACGTAACCGCATAAAATAGTGAAATCGTTGCGATCGCGGGAAGAGACAGCGGCAGCACAATTTTAAAGAATATGCCCAGATCATTGCACCCGTCAATTTTCGCGGACTCTTCCAAGCTTGACGGGATATTTTGAAAGAAGTTTTTCAGAATGATCAGGTTAAAGGCATTAATGGCTGTCGGCAAAATAAGCGCCCAGTAAGAATCGAGCAATCCAAGCGATTTGACCACAAGGAAAGTCGGAATCATGCCGCCGCTAAACAGCATCGTAAAGACGACGAGAAACATGAGCGGCTGCCGGCCGATTAAATCACGGCGGGATAACCCGTAAGCCATCAGTGAAGAAAGAAACATGCTGACCGCAGTGCCTATCACTGTCACAAACACAGAAACTAGCAAGCTCTTATAAATAATATCTGTTGAAAAAATGTAACGATAAGCATCAAGTGAAAAAGTTGTCGGTATTAAAATGAATTTTTTTGACATGACTTCTTCTACTGTGGCGAAGGATGCCGCGATGACATGAATAAACGGAAGTACGCATATTAAAGCGAACATCAGCAAAAACCCGTAAATCAACATATCAAACAGGCGACTTTTCAGTGAATGTGCGATAGCTCCCACCTCTCTTTTTTGTAAGCGTTATCATTCTTTTTTAAACAAGCTGCAGCATGTGACGATATCGTGTCTAAAATGTAGCAAATCTGTGATTGCCATGTCTATAATCATTTGAACAGAGTCCCCGGCCGGTGGGGTGCTGCCGCGCGTGAAAGCCGATGACAAAAGAAAAAGAGCATAATCTTAGAAAATGATTATGCTCCGTTCTCTTCCTCTTCCAACAGCTCGGCCGTATTGATTTGAGGCGAAAAACCAAGTTCATTGACAGCTGTTTCAATGGACCATGGCCGGCCCGGATTATCAGAGACGGCGTAATAAGTGCCGTATCGGATATTGGTTTCAATGGCGGCTTTAAAAATCGACAGCAGGTCAGGGTGAGAAAGGAGTGTCTTTTTCGTCCGTTCTTTTTCATGCAGTGTATCCCTTTCATCTGTGACGACTGTTCCGATGCGAAGGTTGATCACCGAAAGCTTATTTTCCAAATAAAACAAATGGCCGATTTGTTCCGAGGTCAGCTTTAGTACACCGTACAAGTTTTTTGACAGCGGATAATCGCTTGTTGTGATCTCCCGTCCTAAGAGCGAACGCCCGTCTTCTTCGTATACATCTGTGACATGATTGCTGCTTGCGAACACGAGCTTTTGAATGCCGAGCTCCGCTGCGGCGCGGCACAGATAATAGCTTGCCC
Proteins encoded:
- a CDS encoding extracellular solute-binding protein, which encodes MGNKWRMLLIVLVLALGGVLAGCKGADQSSAEGKAGPDSKVKLSWMAILYHQQPPKDRAIKEIEKLTNTELDITWVPDAVKEDRLNAALAAGNLPQIVTIQDIKNSSVMNAFRSGMFWEIGDYIKDYPNLNNMNKLINKNVTIDGKLYGIYRERPLSRQGIVIRKDWLDNLNLKTPKTLDELYEVAKAFTEDDPDKDGKDDTFGLTDRNDLIYGAFKTLGSYEGMPTDWKESGGKFTPDFMTQEYKDTMNYMKKLRENGYMNKDFPVTSKTQQQELFSQGKAGIYIGNMVDAVNLRDHASDKSMKLEIINRIKGPDGKERVWASGGHNGLFAFPKTSVKTEAELKRILAFFDRIAEEDVYSLMTYGIDGVHYNKGEGKTFTREESQVKDWQTDIQPLSALIAIDKAYLKNTGDPLRTAYEELTEDNEKIIVSNPAESLYSAAESERGDELKKIIDDATYKYMIGDITESQFDKEVEKWESSGGKQIIQEYEEAFKQTK
- a CDS encoding carbohydrate ABC transporter permease translates to MKSRLFDMLIYGFLLMFALICVLPFIHVIAASFATVEEVMSKKFILIPTTFSLDAYRYIFSTDIIYKSLLVSVFVTVIGTAVSMFLSSLMAYGLSRRDLIGRQPLMFLVVFTMLFSGGMIPTFLVVKSLGLLDSYWALILPTAINAFNLIILKNFFQNIPSSLEESAKIDGCNDLGIFFKIVLPLSLPAIATISLFYAVTYWNTYMTAILYLNDSAKWPIQVLLRQIVIVSSGMQGDMSEMGSGSPPPEQTIKMAVIVVATIPVLLVYPFIQKHFAKGALLGSVKG
- a CDS encoding NAD-dependent epimerase/dehydratase family protein → MKKVLIAGGNGVIGRLLAEGLISDYEVTVLDKNHFDGTASSIQADAANYEELLKKIPKDTDVILNLLAVKIKYDVMDIAEFEKMTDVFYRASYYLCRAAAELGIQKLVFASSNHVTDVYEEDGRSLLGREITTSDYPLSKNLYGVLKLTSEQIGHLFYLENKLSVINLRIGTVVTDERDTLHEKERTKKTLLSHPDLLSIFKAAIETNIRYGTYYAVSDNPGRPWSIETAVNELGFSPQINTAELLEEEENGA